A stretch of DNA from Vanrija pseudolonga chromosome 6, complete sequence:
GGAGAACGTCGACAAAGTGAGCGTACTAACTCGAGcagtcgacctcgccaaTGTTACTTCAGTCAAGGTGCAGACCGGCTGCGCCGTGACTGCACGTTCACCGGATATTGTCTCTAAGCTCAGCTTCTCCCTCATGTCCGGCAACGAGGTcagcctgctcgacgtcgacgccgtgcacGCCGCTCAGTTTGCCGAGTGGACCGACGGTATCCGTGttctcaaggccgaggcgggcatGTCGACCAAGGAGTCGTCCAACTATGTTCACATCTTGACCGAGCTTGCGCTCAAGGTCCGCATGCTTGATATTTCTGGTGACGGGATCGAGATCCCTCAGAAGGTGTCGTTTGGTCCTGCGCCTCGCAGCACGGACTTTTGGTTTGCGAGCTAGCCTCACATCTTTCTTTGATCTATCGTATAATGCATGTATTGTTACAAGGTGTTGTTACCCGGGGCATTGTCCATCCGTCGAGCGTGGGCACTGCCAATCCGTCCCATGCGTCCCCATCTGCGTTACTCCTCCTCCATTgtctcctcctcgtggtACCGgtcgtccgactcgggcgTGTGGGTGCCGATACTGCGGTCCATATTACGCATGAGGCGCAGATCGTCGCTGTCGTACTCTGTGCTCTGGTCGTGGTCGGCATCGCGGTCCTCGAGGCTAGCATCGAGGtctacctcgccgccctcttgctcgccgagctcgggaCTAGGCGGGATGGGGGACGGCGGCTCGGCGTTGCGGTCCTCCTGCCTGTGGTCGTGGTCACTGGGTGTAGGAGACTGAGGCGTCAGCTTTTCCACGTACATCCGCCACCAAACGCACCGGGGCCGCCTCCATCTCCATCTGGGTCAGCCGCCGCCCGAAGGGCAACAGAAAACGGTGTCCGAACGCGTTGATCGCGTGCTTCTCGTCGTCCAGCGCGGCCTCTTCGTCCGACAGGTCGGCTGCGTCCTTGCCCAGCGCTACGCCCACAGGACGCTTCCCTCTaagagcgcggcgcgcggcgcggcccaCAGCGGCCGAGGTATCGGCGgcggaagaggaggaggaggagggggaggaaggagaggtcaaggtcgaggttgacggcgccgatcTGCGCAGACTCGCGTGCACCCTTTCCCGCGCGCGTAGGGGGTACGGGTAGAACGCGTACAACGTGTCCCTGCGCGCCTGCGGTAGTGGGGGGTAGTTTGTGCTTCCTAGCATGTGGTGTGGGCGATGTGGAGACGGATCGAGcgtttgttgttgtcgttgtcgtccaTCTGCACGGAAATTGGTCCCGCTCGTCGAGATGGTGGCCACCGATGGATGCGGACAACCAACTCTATGACATCAGTCTCAGACGATATCTCGAACCACTTTAGTACTCCCATCTCACCTCTTCGTGCTCAGCACACGACACCAGCATGGCCGACCacatcctcggcctgctcttcgtcacgtcgtcggcgagcgagcggcacATCTTCCGGTATCCGCCCGACccgacgtcgccgctcgACCGGCTCTCGCAGCCCATCTACCCGCAGGCGACGTACACTGCGCGGGACACGACGGTCGACACAAAGTCGCAGCGGTCGCTGTTCCCCCGGCACCGGGGCGACGCGAGCCGGGGCAGCATGAGCGCGTCTCGGCCGCACACGTTATGGTCGAGCGCGCactcgcgcggctcgcggctgcgcggcAGCAGTAACGGCAGCATCGGGCCCTCGGCGGGTGGCTCGATCCACTCCCACGTCACCGAGTACGGCTCAGAAGCAGTCCACTCGGGGgacagctcgagctcggacgaCAGCGAAGACGGGCTGTTTGCCCGGCGaaccgccgcgccccgcacACCGGCAACGTCGAACAGACGCTTCTCGAGCGAGACGGACGGAtcgcggcacggcggcgcaggcagctTACTCAAGCCCATGACAGAGATTCCCGTGCGGCGGGACTCGCACGGCGATagcgagggcgcgcgccCGAGCGTGCGGCGGAAGAGGACAAAGGACGACTTTATCGAGGCACAGTACAACTATGCGCTGGGGTACCCGCTCGAGTTTTTGGCCGATCTGCTCACGCCGAACCGGACAGAGTGTAATCGCCGCTTCGAGGTCGGTATCGACGACCTCGTGTTCCTCGGGCATCCGGTCAGCGTCAACGCCGACGGGCAGTGGGGGTATCCTTCCGACGAGAGCCCGgaccgcagcggcggcgacgacgaggcgcggcgcgtgtcgcGCGGCCGGAGGAtggagcacgccgacgggTCGTTACGCCCCGTCGCGGAGCAGCCCGAGACGCCGGTGAAGCGTGCTGGTGCACTggggctgctcggcgcgaaTGGAGAGCCGGTGGAGACGCCAGCCATCGTGGCCGACCGCGGAAGGGCGACGACAATCGACCGCTTCCACCTCGTGCTTATCCTCGACAAGCCTGATCCGAAGCCTGAAACGGACACGGATGATTCGAATGATGTCTTCAACGAGGCGTACCGCGAGATTGCGTTCAAGTGGACTGCGGCCGCGTTCGCGCTCCAGGTGAAGGATAATTGGGTGGGGCGGGAGACTAGAAAGATTGCGAATCTCCGCGAGAAGGCGATTCTGGATGGTGCGTACAGTCGGAGGGATGGGGCTGACGCCAGGTATCCCTGTTATGGAGTGTCTCCGCGAGGTTATTGAAGTGTCGGATCTTGGAAGGTCGCTGCACGAGCTGTTTAGCGCGCTGCATAGGATCAAGCACAAGCCGCTCAACTCGCTCTTCTCGCAcctgtcgacgacgctgacAGTGACTGTCGGCACGATACCCGTCACGATTGTTGTGCCCCCGCGGTCGACGGATACAGACgctgtgcgcgccgcgcaggaggacgacgaggattcggcgtcgagcgactcggactcggacgacgggTTTGCGGGTCTCGTGATCGGCCCCGATGGCTCGCTGATCGCCAAGCAGCCCGAGCTGCGTGTCGAGCCATGGCAGACGCTGCTCATTCTCGACCAGGACGACGCGGACAGCCGCGACGTCGTACCCCGCCGCGGGTCGAAATCACAGCTcgcagaggacgagctcATCAACGCGCTCCTGTCGGCGTGCGACGTGTCCAAGCCGCTCCATGAGATTGCGCACTCGCTGAGGTTTGACCTCGACGGGATTGTGATTCCCCTCGCGCGTGAACTTGTGCAAAACAAGCGCGCGATCCTCATCGACGTGATTAACATCCGGTTACGGACGATCctgatgccgacgagcgtcAAGGACCATGAGTGGGTTTGTGGGGAGACAACAAGtgctgacgacgacaggcGCACCCTCACGCAGCACAGCGTGCGTTGGTCGGTGGCATTCCCGACCCTTGGCCCCTTGATCCCCTTCATCGCCATGCTGTCGTCAACGCCGGTGCCTTTCCGCGACATGCTGCCGCCAGAAGCACAGGCAGACGTCTCCAAACGCGAGGTGTATATCCAGGCAATCACCTGGCTGCTCCGCAACGACCTGGTGCTGCAGTCGCACGTTCGCGCGCGGGTGGTCGCTTCGCCAGTGGTCAAGGAGGCAGCGTGGAGACGGCTgtggcaccgccggcgcaaGCGCTGGCTGCGGGAGAAGGTGCGCACGGTCAGTATGACCTCCAACACATCAAACTGGAGCAACACGTCGTCGGGAGTTCTGcccggcgcgtcgcccgtgAGCGACAAGAACGGGCCAGGAAGCGACAACTTCGCGGCAAGGGTCCCCCGCCCGGCAGGCAGCATCGATCGGACgtacgagcgcgcgctcgagttTACGCGcacgctctcgctcgacccgtCGTACCTCGACTCTGACAGCGATCTCGAGTTTGACTCGGACGTCGATGCCgacggggacggcggcgacggcgaccggAATGAGTGCGCCGAGGGGCAGACGGTGCAGTTCAGTCTCAAGGAGAATGAGCCGTCGCGCGTGCCCAAGTTCCACGAGTCGTTCATCTTCAaccctgcgcgcgcgcagaaggacgaggcgagATGGCTGCGTGTCATtcggcgcacgacgacggacgcGGTGCTGCAGTCAAGATTTGATCTGTAAGTGGGTGTAGCGAGCATAGCTGACCCTCCCCAGCTGCGTGCAgtacctcgacggcgtggcgacgTTCGAGGAGGTCATGTACCGCACCGGGCTGAgccggcgcgaggtggaCAGAATCGCCTATGTGTACCGGGATCATGTGAGTGGGCTTGTTGCTATGCACTACTAACCGCCACACAGCTGGTGCTGTCGATCCACCCATAGGAGAGAGACCGAGCGAGTCAATATTGTACCACACTGCCCGATGCATTTCCAACGACGCGACCGGCGATAGTCGCGCGTATCGTATCTCCTCTGACGCCATAGCGGGGGTCCGCTGAGTCGAGTGAGAGTGCAGCGCGGGGTGGTCCAAGCGTATGCAAGCGGTCGGCCAAGCCAGTCCAAGCGGGCACACATGCGTGCAGAGGATAAAAGCTGGTGCGGTGGGTGCGACAAGCAAGCTGACAACTGCACAACTCACCCCCC
This window harbors:
- the npr3 gene encoding Nitrogen permease regulator 3 → MADHILGLLFVTSSASERHIFRYPPDPTSPLDRLSQPIYPQATYTARDTTVDTKSQRSLFPRHRGDASRGSMSASRPHTLWSSAHSRGSRLRGSSNGSIGPSAGGSIHSHVTEYGSEAVHSGDSSSSDDSEDGLFARRTAAPRTPATSNRRFSSETDGSRHGGAGSLLKPMTEIPVRRDSHGDSEGARPSVRRKRTKDDFIEAQYNYALGYPLEFLADLLTPNRTECNRRFEVGIDDLVFLGHPVSVNADGQWGYPSDESPDRSGGDDEARRVSRGRRMEHADGSLRPVAEQPETPVKRAGALGLLGANGEPVETPAIVADRGRATTIDRFHLVLILDKPDPKPETDTDDSNDVFNEAYREIAFKWTAAAFALQVKDNWVGRETRKIANLREKAILDGIPVMECLREVIEVSDLGRSLHELFSALHRIKHKPLNSLFSHLSTTLTVTVGTIPVTIVVPPRSTDTDAVRAAQEDDEDSASSDSDSDDGFAGLVIGPDGSLIAKQPELRVEPWQTLLILDQDDADSRDVVPRRGSKSQLAEDELINALLSACDVSKPLHEIAHSLRFDLDGIVIPLARELVQNKRAILIDVINIRLRTILMPTSVKDHEWVCGETTSADDDRRTLTQHSVRWSVAFPTLGPLIPFIAMLSSTPVPFRDMLPPEAQADVSKREVYIQAITWLLRNDLVLQSHVRARVVASPVVKEAAWRRLWHRRRKRWLREKVRTVSMTSNTSNWSNTSSGVLPGASPVSDKNGPGSDNFAARVPRPAGSIDRTYERALEFTRTLSLDPSYLDSDSDLEFDSDVDADGDGGDGDRNECAEGQTVQFSLKENEPSRVPKFHESFIFNPARAQKDEARWLRVIRRTTTDAVLQSRFDLCVQYLDGVATFEEVMYRTGLSRREVDRIAYVYRDHLVLSIHP